The genomic DNA CGGCGAGTTTCTTCGCGGCCGAGCTCGACCGGCCACACACACGCTCGTGAACTTCATCGACGAGCACCGGGACCGCTTCGGCGGAGTCGAGCCGATCTGCCGTGTTCTGACCGAGCACGAATGCAAGATTGCCCCTTCCACCTACTACGCCCACCACAAGCGCCGGGCGGCACCGTCGGCCAGGACCGTGCGGGACGCCGAGCTGAAGGAACGGATCAGCGAGGTCTTCGCGGCCAACTACCGTGTCTACGGGGCACGGAAGATCTGGCGTGAGCTCAACCGGCAGGGCCACGCGGTGGCCCGCTGCACCGTCGAACGCCTCATGCGCGAGCTGGGCATCGCCGGTGTGGTCCGCGGCACGAAGGTGATCACCACGCTGCCCGGCGGGCAGGCCGGGAGGGCGCCGGACCTGGTGGACCGCGACTTCGTCGCCGACTCCCCGAACCGGTGCTGGGTCGCGGACTTCACCCACGTGAAGACCTGGGCCGGTGTCGTCTACGTCGCGTTCGTCGTGGACACCTTCTCCCGCCGCATCGTCGGCTGGTCCGCGGCCACCGTGAAGGAAACGGTGTTCGTCCTGGACGCACTGGAGATGGCAATCTGGCAACGCGACCGCGAACAACACCCCATCCAGCCAGGCGAGTTGATCCATCACAGCGATGCCGGGTCGCAGTACACCAGTTTCCGGCTCGCCGAGCATCTGGACACCGCCGGCATCGCCGCCTCGATCGGATCCGTCGGCGACGCGTATGACAATGCCCTGATGGAGAGCACGATCGGCCTGTTCAAGACCGAGCTGATCAAGCCCCGACGCCCCTGGAAGACACTGTCCGACGTCGAGCTCGCCACCGCCGAGTACGTCGACTGGTACAACCACCGACGACTCCATGGCGAGATAGGCCACGTCCCACCCGTCGAATACGAAGCCCTGCACTACCTGGCAACCACAAAACCGCAGGTCACACACAACGTCTGAGATCTCTACCGAACCCGGAACGGTTCACCTAACTTGATCTTTAACCTCAAGCGTCGAACGATGTGTCGCACTTGATCACTCGGTGCGGTAACCGGAGTACGCCGAAGCGGCCTTCGGCTGAGCATGTGATCCGACCAAGGAACACACAAGCTCAGCACGAAGACCGTGGGGATGAGTCTGTTGCATCAAGCTGCCGGGCAGGATCCGTTTGCGGAACTGTCACGCTTCCGGGGTGAGTTCTACTCCTGTCTGACCAGGCGTGCGGATGCGCTGTTCGAGCTGACGGACGCCGTGTTGTGTGCGGATGGTCCGGTCCGGTCGCTGGTGGAGCTATCGCTGGTGGGCGAACACCGTCGCGGGCACGGTGGGCTCTACGACGCACTGGCCGCGGGCGAGGTCGATGTCAGCAGGCTGCGGCGGGCCCTGGCTGCGGTGCCTCTGCCGCGGGCGGCGGACGGCCGACTGGTCCTGGCCGCCGACATCACCTGCTGGCTGCGACCGAGCGCGCACACCTCACCGCAGCGGATCCTGTGCCACACCTACGGGCGGGGCAAGGATCAGCACATTCCTGTTCCCGGCTGGCCGTACTCGGTGATCTGCGCGCTGGAAACGGGCCGCAGTTCATGGACGGCGCCGCTGGACGCACTGCGTCTGGCCCCGGGAGATGATGCTGCCACCGTCACGTCCGGGCAGATGCGTGAACTCGTCGAGCGGCTGATGGCAGCCGGGCAGTGGAAAGACGGCGATCCGGACGTTCTGATCGTGGTGGACGCCGGATATGACGTGCCCCGACTGGCCTTCCTGCTGAAGGATCTGCCGGTGCAGGTGCTGGGCCGGATGCGCTCGGACCGTGTCCTGCGCCGCACAGTCTCGCCCCGCGAGCCCGGAACCCGGGGCCGTCCACCCCGCCACGGCGCCGAGTTCGTCTTCGGCGACCCCGCCACCTGGGACACCCCCGACGCGCAGACACTGACCGAGACCCGTCTCTACGGCACCGCCACCGCACGGGCTTGGGACCGGCTCCACCCGAGACTGACCCACCGATCCGCCTGGACTGCCCAACTGGGCGCCCTGCCGGTGATCAAAGGCACCGTAATCCGCCTGCAGGTCGAGCACCTGCCCAGCGGCGCGACACCGAAGCCGGTGTGGCTGTGGTGGTCGGGCACCAACGCCACCACAGCCGACGTCGACCGTCTGTGGCAGGCGTTCCTGCGGCGCTTCGACATCGAGCACACCTTCCGGCTGTTCAAGCAGACCCTGGGCTGGACCTGCCCGAAGATCCGCACCCCCGAAGCAGCCGACCGCTGGACCTGGCTGATCCTCGCCGTATTCACCCAACTCCGGCTCGCCCGCCCGCTGGCGGCCGACCTCCGACGGCCATGGGAGAAACCGAGCCCGCCCGACAGGCTCACTCCCGCCCGCGTCCGCCGCGATTTCCGGCACCTCCGCCCGAAGGCGGCCTGTCCTGCCGGAGCACCGAAATCCTCCCGCCCCGGCCCACGACAGTTCTTGAGTAGCTCTCAAGAATCGTCTCGAGATCCCGTTCAGCCGAAAGGCTGGGCGGGATCTCGGCGTTTGTGGTGTGTGTTCGAGGTGATGTCCGAACGTGGACGGGGCCTCGGGTGGTCGCCTGGCGGAGGATCGGCCTGGGGTTCGGGGTGGTTCGGGTGCGTGAGGGGCGTCGGAGCCGCCGCTGGGCGTGCTTGAGCTCGTCGTGTGGTGCCGGGGCTTCAGGTGCTCGTGCGGACCATCGTCGGCGGCTGGGGTGGGGAGAGCCCATTCGCGGTGATGGAGGCTGGAACTGTTTCCGTGAGCTCCGCGATCACAGAGACAAGATCCCCGTTGGCTGCGGTGCCGGTGGTCTGGTCCCAGCTGAAGAGCATCTGCAGGTTGGCGCTGCAGACCATCAGGGCGAGGAGGATGGTCTGCGCGACGCGGCCGTGGGCGAGCCGCTTGCTGGGGTCGGCGATGTTGATGCCGTGGCTCTTGAGCCTTCCGTTCGCCCCTTCGATGTTCGCCCGTTCGGGCCGGTAGGCGTCCTGCCAGCTGGGGTGGAGGTAGTGCCGGTCCTGGCGGAACTTGTCACGCTTGCCCAGGTCGCCGGGCCGGACCGTGATCGTCGGCTTCTGGCAGATCCGCGGCAGTTCCTGCTTGGGCAGGGCTCGCAGGCGTTCGGCCTGGGGGATCGGCACGGTCGGCTTGGCCGCGGTGTGTGCGGCGGTGGCCCGCCGGTTGGTGAGGTCCACGGTGGCAGGCCGCGGTGCGGGGATCTGGTGGACCTGGTTGAAGCGGGGACAGGCCACCGCGGGCGACGGTCCGCTGGCCGGGCACTGGAGCCGGATCGCCCCGCGCTCGTCTGCGGACTCCTTGAGGCGCAGGTAGTACGGCTCGCGGGCGGCGATCTGCTCGCGGAGCACGGTGTCGTCGTCGATGCCGCGTACGGCCTTGTCGCTGAGGTCGAAGGTCGCCTGGGCGAGGGCGGTGGGCATGGCGGGGCAGGCGAGGGATCCGTCGACGAGCAGGGCGCCTTCGTGAGTGCCCTGGATGCCCCGGTTCTCTCGCTTGTAGTCGAGGACGAGCTGGTAGCCGAGGCGTCTTGCGGGCTGGGCGAAGTGTGTGGAGACCTGGTCGGTGTAGGCGCGGTCGGAGGCCAGGATCCCGGTGGGGAAGCCGAACGGGGCCAGGGCGGTCAGGGCGTGGATCGCGTTCGGGCCGATCCGCTTGCCGGGGCTGTCCAGGACAAGGCCGAGCACGAGCTGCGGGTGCCGGCTGACGCGCTCTCCGGCTTGAGGGTGGCCGACTGGGTGCCTGCGGCTGGCGGCGACGAGGAGCGTGGCGGAGTGCCCGAAGATCCCTTCGTCGGAGCCGCCGCAGTAGTGCCAGCCGGCGGTGATCTCGACGGACGCGAGACCGCGATGCTCGCTGGGCTCGTGGTGCCAGGCGGGAACCGGGGTGGTGCCGACGCCGATATCGCCCCGCCAGCCCTTGAACAGGCCCCGGCGGTGAGCGAGGCGGACCGTGACCAGGACCAGGCGGTCACTGATCTCCTGCAGCACAGCCCGGCGGCGCACTCGTTCGGCATCGGTGTCCTCCCAGGCGGAGGCCACGACCGTGGCCTCGTCGGCGGGCAGCCGACTGCGGCGGTCACAGCGGAAGGGGTCCAGAGCGGTGGTCAGCCGGTCGAAGGACCGGTAGACACACCGTGTGAACGCGTGCCGTCCGTGGGCGTCGAGCGAGTCGGGATCCGGAACCCCCAGCCAGCCCCGGGCAGGGGCCCGCAGCTCGTCCAGGAGAACCCGGCAGACATCCGCGAGGCTCGCGCTGCGGTGGTAGTGCAGAGACAGCAGCAGCCCCACCAGCACGGTCCGCACCGGCAGACCCTTCGGCCCGGGACGCCTTGCCAGCTCGACGTCGACCAGCTCGAGCACACCCGTTCCGTGCAGGAGAGCGTCGAGCTGGCCGACCTTCGAGTCCGGGATCTCGAACGGCGCGTCGGTGACCGGCCGTGGCCGGCACTTCCTGATCTTCTCCGGACTCCGCCAGGCCCGGGGCTTGCTCACCTCTCAGGTCCGCGTAGGAGCCGTGCGGCGGTGGCGTCATCGATGGGAGGGACGAGGTGCTGCCAGCGTGCCAGCGACGCAGCCGAGGCGAGCCCAGCCGCCTGCGCGATCAGATTGTGATCGATGTGGGCCCGCATCAGCTCAACGATCCACGTCGCCCGCAACCGGCCCACCGACACCGCCGGCAGGCTGTCCGGCGGCCGGTGGCTGAGAGACCAGGAGCCGATCAGGTTCTTCGCGTACTCGGTGGTCCGACGCGGGCGGAACAAGTACCCTCGCCCGGCCTGGTCTGCCAGTTCTCCCAAGACGGTGTCCCAGGCGGCGCGGGCGACGAGCGGAACCAGGCGGTCGACGGCGGTGTGCAAGAGCGGGCCGTTCCCACGCAGACGCTGCAGATCGGCGCCCCGGCTCGCCGCTACCTCCTTCGGCATGAGGCCGAGACCGGCCCCCAGGCCCATCAGCGCGAGCGCATCAGTCTTCTGCTGGCGGGGCAGATGAGCGGCCCAGTGCCGAAGACCCGCCAACTCGGCTGCCGTATAGGGCTGATACGTGTTCGCCTCGGCATGCATCCGGGCCGGAGCAGCCTCCCCGCGCTCACTCCACGCCAGCGCATCCCGAACCCTCAGCAACCAGGTCCGATACGTCCGCACCGACGACCCTTCGATGTCGCCGGCGCGCGAGAGGACGAACGCGTCGATTACTTCGTTGCGCAACCACGCATCCGCAGACCGCTCCAGTCCGCTCGCTTCGGCCCACAGCGCCAGACGCCCGGTGACGTGCAGCAACCGCTCCACGTCGTAGGGGACCGCAGTCACGGTGGCGGCGACCACGGACCGCACCAACGGCGCGACCTCCACCCAGAGCGGGGGCGCCTCCCGGGGCCGGTACCGGGTGATCTTCGCGGACGTGTCGGGATCAAGGACCACGGTCCATGCATACCGGCTGGACAAGCAGCCATTCCACAGCTGATCAACTACAACAGACAAGGTGGTGCACGCATGGTCGGCGGACGCGCCCGCGCACGCTCCCCCCGGCAGTTCACCCAGGATCCGGAAGCCTGGCCCGAGCAGGTCATCGCCGATCCGGCCGCCGAAGCGGTCCGCCAGATCGCCCGAACCCTCGCCCAGGCCCTCGAGCGCCTCGGACTGAGCCTGCGGGCGGCCGCGGCCGGCTCTGGAGTCAACCGGCAGGCCATCGCCGACCTGCTGGCCGGACGGTCCTGGCCCGACGTGGCGACCATCGCCCGCCTGGCCCACTTCACCGGTTTCGCACTGTGGCCGGACAGTAGCAATATCGAACGGAACAGAACGCATTGAGCCTCGATCCGTGCCCGGAAACACCAAACAGCGAACGGGCATGACGAACTTCGTGGCTCCGGACGCCGAGCGGAGAATGCCTCTACTACGCTCGGACGTGCGGAAGCCACCCCTGCTGGGCGGTCACGCAATCCGGCACCGCCGAGCTGAACCCTCGGCGGTGCCACCCTTGGATGCCGCGCGCTCGCGGCATGGCTCACACCAGTACGGAACCTCCCTGCTCGTTCCTGGTGGCCGGGGCGATCGCGAACCAGCCAGTGGGGTCCTCTACGACCCGGCCTTCCCTGATCAGCGCCTTCAACCGGGACCGCGTCGTCTCCGTCCTTCGACCGTTCGAGGTATCCGAGATGTCCTCGCCGATCGCCGCGGCGATGTCCTGTGCCTTCATCGCCCGCCCGGCCCCTGCCAGCAGCACCAGCATTCGCTCACGGGCCACCGACAACTCCAGTGGCTTCGATGCGACCGACGGATCACGGGGATTGGTTACAACGCCGGGCGCCGCTCCGGGCACCGACCCATCCACGAGATCCCCGCCGTCACCTGGGCCCTGCCCTTGTGACTGAAGTTCGGCACCGTCATCGGCCTGGCCGGCATGGCCTGTTAGGGATAGCAGAGTCTCCCGTGTGATCGTCAGGTGGGCCAGCCGTTCCTCCGCCGTCGCGATCTTCTCGCGAAGTGAAGACAACTCCCCGCGGACGATGGCTTCTTCTGTGTCCAGACGCTCGAAGAGCGACGTCATCGCAGCCCTGCCTTCACCCAGCCGGCATCGGGGCCTCGCGGCACTGGAAGCCCCAGCCAAACGTAGGGCGAGCCGCAACAAGATCGCAGAGGGTGACCGCAGATGCTCCCAAACGACCGCCCTCGCCCGCCTCGGGTCCGCACCCCTGCGCTGAAAGACCACTCCTGCCCGCCCCGTAGGCTCACCCCATGCCGATCGAGGACAGCCCGCAGAACACCGTCAAGCATTGGCAGGACTGCACGGACGTGTACGACTTCCTCGAGCAGATCCGCCTCCGCCCCAGCATGTCGCTGCCGGGTCACTCACTGCGTCATCTGGAAGCGCTCCTCACCGGCTACCGCGTCGCACTGGGCGTGCACGCGATCGACGAGCCCTTCGCTTTCTGGCCCGAAGAGCGTTTCACGCAATGGCTCCACGAGAGCCGCGGGACATCCAGTTCACTCAGCTGGGCTGCCGAAATCGAACGCACCACGCCTGCCGACTCCAACCCGGTCGAGGAGTTCTTCCGACTGCTGGACGATTACCGCCGCCACGTCGCCTCGAAGCCAACGCCGAGAACGTCAAAGGCCGGCTTCCCCGGCATCGAGTACATGGGCAACACGTTCGTCACCCTCTTCTGGCGCCAGCGACTTCTCAACCAGGCTGTGCAGCGTCTCGAAGACCGTGATTTCCGCGTTGTCCGGCTGTCAGCAGGCCAATGGAGCACAGAGCAGGACATGCACCGTGCCATCGCCGCGGCCCTGCAGTTCCCCGACTACTACGGCCACAACCTTGACGCGCTCAACGACTGCCTCGGTGACGTGGCCTGCTACGGCGGCTACGACGACTCAGCGGAAGGCGCTGGACTGGTCCTCGCCTTCACCGACTACGACCGATTCGCAGGTGCCTGCCCCCGGGCCGCACAAGTCGTACTCGACATCATCGCCGACCGAGCCCGACGGGCGGCCGTACTTCAGCGCCGGCTGATCTGCCTGGTCCACAGCAACGACCCCGACATTCAATTCGACCCGGTCGGCGCCATGCCCGTCATGTGGAACAGCGATGAATGGCTGGACTCCAACCGCCGAGGTTAAGCCGACGATCGCGAGCATGTCAGAGCCCACGGCTAGCATCCGCCTGTGAACCCTGAGCTGCTATCGACCATCGCTGTCCCCCTCCCGCCCGGACGGTTGATCACGTCCGATGAAGGTGACGGAGGCGCCCAAGCCCTGTGGCTGAGTGACGGCGCCGTATCCGCAGAGTTGTGGACGCGGATCCGCGACGAGCATCCCCGCTCAGGCGTCTGGCCCCTGCTTCTCGACTCGCGCGACCCTGAAGACAGCGACTTCCGTCCCTGGGGCACCGGCGAGCTCTTCCCCGAGCAGATGTCATCACCCGACGACCACGACCCGGCCGAGCTGCTCGAGAAGTGGTGGGCGGCGTACACCGCGATCGACGAAGACGACGACATGCTGTCGCCCGCCAAACGGCTGGCCATCACGGCCCCCTTCGGACAGACCTGGCCGGGCCTCGCACCCGGCCGTGAAGACACGACGGACTCCAGCCGGCTGGCCGCCGAGTACGCAGACCACTTCGTCCTGAGTCGGCCGCAGTCACGCTTGGGCTTGGTCGCCGCGCCTTCCGGTGCCGACGCTCTCGCCCTCGTCGGCTGGGACGGGCCTGCCAACTGGGACAACGACACCGCCACGTTCTCCGCCGTTGTGAGCGATTGGGAACAACGCTTCGGAGTATGCGTAGTCGCCGTTGGATCCGACACACTCCACCTGAGCGTCGCCACACCCCCGACGAGCCGGGAAGACGCCCTGCTCGTCGCGGCCGAACACTTCGCCTTCTGTCCCGACAACATCTGGCAGGGCCCCCGACCTCAGACCCTGGAGGCGTACGCCGAGCGACTCATCGACACGCACTGCTGGGAATTCTGGTGGGACTGAGCCTGGCCCGTCGGGAAACGATCACCCGATAGTTGGGAAGCGATCTTCAAGGCACACGGTGTTCACGGGCACTCGCCTGCGATGCCACGTCATTTCGATCACCGTCTGAGTGCTCCGGGCGGTGTGCCCAGGCGGTGGCCGTACTCGGTCAGAGCGAGTTTCCCGGTGCCCCGGGTCGGTGTCGAGGCATCGATGGACAGGGGGTTCAGTCCCAAGGCGCCGGCCAGGTTGGGCGCGAGGTCGAGGAGCTCCCACATCCAACCGTCGGCGTCTTCCTCGGTGTCCACCTGGTCGGCTGCCAGAGCGGGGAGCCCCAGCTCGGCGCGCCGCTGCTGCTCGTACGCAAGAGGTTCTCCCAGTTCCAGGTGCTGCACGTCCTCGTCAGGGAAGTAGCCGAAGCGGCGGACAACGACGCCATCCTCGGCGGCCAGGACCGCCGAGCCGTCCTGCGAGGCGCTCCACCAGTAGGCCTGCGCGCGTCCGAAGCGGGTGCTGAGGCGTTCGCACGCTTCGAGGACCTCGTTCTGGCGTTCGGTGGCGCTGGGATCGCACCAGGAACCGACCACCAACGTCCAGCCGGCGAGCTCAGGAGTAACGAACACCCTGCGGTACACATCGAGTGGATCGGCGTCGAGGTCGCCATGACTGTCGATGTCCGCGGCATACACGCCGACGGAGAACGGGACCAGACGCGGCTGCGACAGCCCGAGCATCTCCATCACACCCGCCTGGTCCCCGGTAGGCACCGCGATCCAGGAGAGGAAGCAGCAGGAGAGCGGAACCGGCGTGTCGCCGGCGATTTCGATCCTGGCCAGCCGTTCCAGTGCCGCGATGTCACGGGCACCGATCACCGCCTCGCCGCCGATCTCTGCCAAGGCTTCCAGAGCGCCCGCGCGCGCCGCCCCCGGACCGTCGAGGCGGACCGCCTGGAGCAGCGGCACCACGGCGGTTCCCCACGACGAGAACGCCTGAACCGCCGCCTGCCTGACCTTTGCGTCCCGGTCACCCAGCAATGGCAGCACATGTCGCGCGGCAGACGGCACGTCGCTGCTCCAGCGGCTGATCGCTGTCACAGCCGCGCGCCGCAGGGTTGGATCCTCAAGCAGGAGGGCGTCAACGTAGCCGTCCAGTTCCGCCGCCCCGAATCCGGCGAACGCCCGCAACAGTCGATGAGGCGCTTCTCCCGGTGGCAAGGTTTCCAGGGCGCCGAGCACCGCCTCGAACGCCTCTGTGCCCATGCGGCGCAAGACAGCCAGCAGGACGGGCTCGCTCACGGGCGAGCCGGAATCCTGCAGTTGCCCGATCAGTACGGGCAGGACCTCGGCGCCCAGATCAGCTACGGCAGTGGCGGCCGCATCCCGTTCTGTCACGTCATCGGCCCCGAGAGCGAGAACCAGTTCGAGTGTGGTCACGAGCGCACGCTAGCCGACGG from Streptomyces sp. NBC_01707 includes the following:
- a CDS encoding helix-turn-helix transcriptional regulator — protein: MVGGRARARSPRQFTQDPEAWPEQVIADPAAEAVRQIARTLAQALERLGLSLRAAAAGSGVNRQAIADLLAGRSWPDVATIARLAHFTGFALWPDSSNIERNRTH
- a CDS encoding IS3 family transposase (programmed frameshift), which encodes MARPSQYPLELRRRAVRMVAEVRPDYDTEWAAMKAVAAKLGIGTTETLRKWVRQDQVDAGARPGTTTEESAQVKAMKKEIAELKRANEILKAAGEFLRGRARPATHTLVNFIDEHRDRFGGVEPICRVLTEHECKIAPSTYYAHHKRRAAPSARTVRDAELKERISEVFAANYRVYGARKIWRELNRQGHAVARCTVERLMRELGIAGVVRGTKVITTLPGGQAGRAPDLVDRDFVADSPNRCWVADFTHVKTWAGVVYVAFVVDTFSRRIVGWSAATVKETVFVLDALEMAIWQRDREQHPIQPGELIHHSDAGSQYTSFRLAEHLDTAGIAASIGSVGDAYDNALMESTIGLFKTELIKPRRPWKTLSDVELATAEYVDWYNHRRLHGEIGHVPPVEYEALHYLATTKPQVTHNV
- a CDS encoding barstar family protein encodes the protein MPIEDSPQNTVKHWQDCTDVYDFLEQIRLRPSMSLPGHSLRHLEALLTGYRVALGVHAIDEPFAFWPEERFTQWLHESRGTSSSLSWAAEIERTTPADSNPVEEFFRLLDDYRRHVASKPTPRTSKAGFPGIEYMGNTFVTLFWRQRLLNQAVQRLEDRDFRVVRLSAGQWSTEQDMHRAIAAALQFPDYYGHNLDALNDCLGDVACYGGYDDSAEGAGLVLAFTDYDRFAGACPRAAQVVLDIIADRARRAAVLQRRLICLVHSNDPDIQFDPVGAMPVMWNSDEWLDSNRRG
- a CDS encoding DUF4253 domain-containing protein → MNPELLSTIAVPLPPGRLITSDEGDGGAQALWLSDGAVSAELWTRIRDEHPRSGVWPLLLDSRDPEDSDFRPWGTGELFPEQMSSPDDHDPAELLEKWWAAYTAIDEDDDMLSPAKRLAITAPFGQTWPGLAPGREDTTDSSRLAAEYADHFVLSRPQSRLGLVAAPSGADALALVGWDGPANWDNDTATFSAVVSDWEQRFGVCVVAVGSDTLHLSVATPPTSREDALLVAAEHFAFCPDNIWQGPRPQTLEAYAERLIDTHCWEFWWD
- a CDS encoding HEAT repeat domain-containing protein produces the protein MTTLELVLALGADDVTERDAAATAVADLGAEVLPVLIGQLQDSGSPVSEPVLLAVLRRMGTEAFEAVLGALETLPPGEAPHRLLRAFAGFGAAELDGYVDALLLEDPTLRRAAVTAISRWSSDVPSAARHVLPLLGDRDAKVRQAAVQAFSSWGTAVVPLLQAVRLDGPGAARAGALEALAEIGGEAVIGARDIAALERLARIEIAGDTPVPLSCCFLSWIAVPTGDQAGVMEMLGLSQPRLVPFSVGVYAADIDSHGDLDADPLDVYRRVFVTPELAGWTLVVGSWCDPSATERQNEVLEACERLSTRFGRAQAYWWSASQDGSAVLAAEDGVVVRRFGYFPDEDVQHLELGEPLAYEQQRRAELGLPALAADQVDTEEDADGWMWELLDLAPNLAGALGLNPLSIDASTPTRGTGKLALTEYGHRLGTPPGALRR